In the Oncorhynchus nerka isolate Pitt River linkage group LG2, Oner_Uvic_2.0, whole genome shotgun sequence genome, one interval contains:
- the LOC115125286 gene encoding mid1-interacting protein 1-B-like, with amino-acid sequence MMQISDSYNQKNSLFNAMKRFIGAVNNMDQTVMVPSLLRDVPLDEEEEVKTISPIRTASNGSTTYFQDGDMYNYYVLLKSIRNDIEWGVLQADDRRKEKMGVTALDISRIESDDDDLEKQFHYHLTGLHTVLSKLTRKANTLTNRYNQEIGIRGCGL; translated from the coding sequence ATGATGCAAATTTCGGATTCGTACAATCAAAAGAATTCATTGTTCAATGCAATGAAACGATTTATTGGTGCCGTAAATAACATGGATCAGACGGTGATGGTTCCTAGTCTGCTAAGAGACGTGCCTCTAGACGAGGAAGAAGAGGTGAAAACGATATCACCGATTAGGACCGCCAGCAATGGGTCAACCACCTATTTCCAGGACGGGGACATGTACAATTACTATGTGCTATTAAAATCGATCAGGAATGACATCGAATGGGGGGTCCTACAAGCCGACGACAGGCGGAAAGAAAAAATGGGGGTGACCGCGTTGGACATATCCAGAATAGAATCCGATGATGATGATTTGGAGAAACAATTTCATTATCATTTGACCGGACTACACACGGTTCTGTCTAAGCTTACCCGGAAAGCAAACACCCTCACGAACAGGTACAATCAGGAGATTGGAATAAGGGGCTGTGGACTGTGA